Part of the Candidatus Krumholzibacteriota bacterium genome is shown below.
CGTCAAGCTGTTTTGGGGTTCTGGAAAGCAGTTGAATCCTTATAATTCGTTGAATAATATTGAGATTTCGGCTATTTTTCTTAAAAGAGTGAAAAAGTTTGTTTTCGGCGATATATTCTTTCTCGAAGAAGGGGAGATATATTGAGAATTCTTATGGCGCAGAAGTTTCATTTCTACCGAGGCGGCGACTCTACATATATGTTCAACCTGACGAAGCTGCATCGCGACAGGGGACATAAGGTCGCTCATTTTTCCATGAGTCATCCTGAGAATATAGAATCTGAATACTCCGGCTATTTTGCATCCGAGATTGATTTTCCGCAGCTTCTTGAAGATTTTTCTCCCCGTTCTGCCGCCAAGGTGATCACAAAGAGTATATACAACAGGGAAGCAGCCCGGAATATAACAGAGCTCATTGAGAGTTTTAAACCGGACATAGCCCATTTTCATAACATTCACGATCATCTTTCAACATCTATCGTCAAACCCTTTTACAGCAGGGGGATCCCTATCGTATGGACACTTCATGATTACAGGCTGATCTGTCCGAATTCAACGTTCCTCAGCAAAGGCGAAATCTGCGAGCGATGTCTTCCCGGCAGGTTTTATAATGTTCTTCTGCGCCGATGTAAGAAGGGCAGCCTGCCGGCGAGTCTGGTGGCGATGCTGTCTGCCTATTTTGGCCGCCTTACCCGTGTCAAAAACCGCGTAAGTCATTTTATTACGCCGAGCTTGTTTCTAAAGGGGAAGCTGGTAAGCGCCGGTTTCGATGAGGGCAGGATAACGGCTGTTCCGAATTTCGTTGATCTCTCCTCTTTCGCTTCAGACCCCGAAGAGGAAGATTATTTTATTTATTCGGGAAGATTAAGTTTCGAAAAGGGAATAGACATTCTGATAGAGGCGGCGGCGAAGCTTCAGAGCGGCAGGCTGCTGATAGTGGGCGGGGGGCCTGAAGAAGAGAGGCTGAAGGGGTTGGCCGCGCGCCTTGGCGCCGATAATGTTGAATTCACAGGACACAAGTCAAAGGATGAATTAAGGCATATACTCTCACGGGCGCAGTTCGCGGTACTCCCTTCGCGCTGGTATGAGAACCTTCCCTTTTCCATAATAGAGGCCTTCGCGGTGGGCAAGGCCGTAGTCGCATCTGATATCGGCGGAATTCCCGAAATGGTCAAAGACGGTGTAAACGGATATCTTTTTCCCCCCGGAGACTCCGGCATCCTGGCCGCCAGGTTGGAAAAGCTCATCTCCAGCCCGGCCCTGAGGCGCGAACTCGGACAGCGCGGAAGAGAAAAGGCGGAGAAGGTTTATAACTCAAAGTCGCACTATGAAAAGATAACGGAGATTTATAATAAGGTGCTTAAGGACAAGGGGATTGATATATAAATTCTTTTTCTTGACTTTATACCACTCCATTAACTTACTTTTATGAGTATATAAGCGGTTTACCGGAAATTTATGGCGGGGTGTGGCGCAGTTCGGTTAGCGCGCCTGCTTTGGGAGCAGGAAGTCGTAGGTTCAAATCCTATCACCCCGACCATTTAATTTTTATTATGACAAGGCGTCAGCGCTTATTTCTTCTTTTGCGGGGAAACTCTAAACCGATATCTCAACGCCGCCGGCATTTTTTCGTGAACGTTTTCTGTTGTTTCGTGTTCTTATTATGACAGCCGTATTATGATGCAGTAATAGAATCAAGGAGGGAACATGAGACGATTCATATGGAGTTGTGCGGCGATATGCGCGCTATTCGTGCTTGTCGCAGCAACGGCGCCGCGATCCCAGACGCAGCAGGTGCCGAAGCTCACCGAGCGGGGACTCAGCAAGGCTTCCTATGTCGCTCTCGCCAAAAAATGGCAAGAGCATATTGACAGGTACGGGGAGACCGCTGAGGCGCTGGTCAATCTCGGAATGGCCTACCATTACAGCGGAGAGATAGAGGCGGCCGTGCGGGCGGCGGAACGGGCGGTCGAGCTGGAGCCTGAGAATCCGAAGGCGCTCGCTTTCGCCGGGAAGATTCTGGGGGTAGAGGGGGAGCGAACGGATGAGGCGGAGAAGCTTCTCGTAAAATGCAGGGAAATCGCCCCCGATTACGAGGACGCGTTGACTTCATTGGTATCGATTTACCTGCGGAGGGGGGAGCTAAAGCGGGCGGACGAAATATTCAAGACGATCTTCGATAGAAGAATGATACGCCGGCCGCTTCAGGATTATGCCTATAACATGCTGGTGGGGTTGCCGCGAGGGGCCGTTCTGATCACCAACGGGGATAATGACACCTTTCCGCCTATAGCTCTTCAGGCGGGAATGGGGTTCAGAGACGACGTCGTGGTCATCAACCGCCACCTCTTGGAAATAGAGCCGTTCGCCGAGGCGTTGTTCGAACGCAATCCGGCGATACGACCCGACCGCGTGCCGGACGAGGGGGACGGAAAAATCCGCGCCCGGAAGTTACTCGAGCAGATCGTAGAAGAGGAGAAGGCGCCGGTCTATTTTGCGGTTTCGGTTCCGCTCGGTCAACTCGGATTCGAGCTCGAACATGAGATAGAAGGGATCAATATGCGGGCTGCCGGAGAGGGGCTGGGCGCGGCTGAGGCGGCGGATCTGATTCTCGAACGGTACCGGCTGGATTCCGCGACCGATTGGAACTTCGCGTGGGATCTTTATCCAAGCATAGCGCAGCTTTTCCGGAACTGCGTTGTTGCCATGATTAAGCATTCACAGCTCGACGGGGTGGAGGCGGAGACGAGAGACCGTCTTCTCGAGCGCGCCCTTCAAATCGCGGAGTTTCACGATATGACTGGAGAAATCGGCTACATAGGAAAGCTTTTGAAATAGTGAGAAGTGAAGAACGAAAGCGGATGAGCGATGCCGGCCTGGTCATCCTGGCGAGAAAGGGAGACGCCGGCGCGTTCGAGAAGCTCTACGACCGCCACGCGGAGGGGGTTGCTCGCGCTCTCGCCTCCTACGCGGGACCGGACCGGGAAGCGGTTTGTGATCTGACGCAGGAGGTTTTCTGCCGGGTCATAGCTTCCCTTTCATCCTACAGGCCTCTGCGGCCGTTTGCCCACTGGCTCTATACTATCGCGCTTAACGTCGGGCGTAATTACGTTCGCGCACGTTCAAGAGAGATCCCTGTCGATCCCGGCGATCTCGAGGGCGCGGCCGCCACGGCGAACCCGCCTTGCGATTTCTCCAGGGAGGCGCTCGCTGTAAGGCTGGTGAGGCTAGTCTCTCACCTCCCCGAGCATATGCGCGAGGTGGTATCTCTCAGGATCGGCGGCGGACTTCCGTACGGTGAGATAGCGGAGATGCTCGGTATACCGGAGGGTACGGCGAGAAGCCGCATGCACTACGCGGTGAAGGTGCTGCGTGAGAAGGTGGGGGCACGGAGAGCGAGCCGTTAGACGCGGTAAGAAATGAGGCCTGTCACTGGCAATTTCCCGCCGCGGGCTTTCCGACACCGCTCAAGACGATACGCAAAGGAGATAAGAAGTGAAAAAAGATTTTGATATCGAAGAAGAACTGAAAAACTACCGAATCGATCTTGGCCGAAATGTAAAGCGATCGGTGATGAAACGCTACGCGCAAAAGTACGGCCGCAGGTCATCGCCGTCCTGGCTGACGGCATTCCGGCCAAGGCCGATTCCGGTCTATCTGGGAGCTCTGCTCATCGCGGCGGCGATCGTTGCCTCGTTCTTCGCCGGGCGGGCGTCGTTGCCGCGGCGATCATCTATGACAGAACCGGTTCTCCTTGAAGAGCAGAGAACGAATTTATCACGAGAGCCCTCAAGTGATACGCCTGCCGAGAGGGCTCTGCAATGGGAACCGGCTTCCAGAGATTTCTTCTGAGCGGCTCGCGGATAACCTGCCGAACGGTATAATGCAGTGATTATGCGCCATAATTAATCGGTTGCGTAATTACGGACTCATTTGATAATATTTAATTACGGCAATCTGAAGACAAATAATTTGGAATTATTCGAGGTATACAGCGGTTATTTGATTATGCGGGGCTGTATGCTATGTAGCAGCCGGCCATATATAGAGGAGGAGCGATGAAAGTACTTAGGCAGATCGGCTCGTTGATATTCGTAGTTGGTTTGTTCGTTGTTATATTTGTCGGCGTACCCTGGTATGTGCTTATCGCGGAAGATCCAGCTGTGCCGCTGTGGCTGCAAATTGCGATTTTCGGTCTTCTGGGAGGCATTCTTGTTGTTCTTGTGACATTGGCTTTCGAAAAGAGGACACGGAGGGCATTCGCGGAAGAACCGGTATCTCCTGAGCCCGACCGCGAGGTACTGCTGATAAACACTGATACACCCCCCGGCCGTGAGATCACAGAGGTTTTGGGTATTGTCCAGGGCCACACGGTATTTGCTATCTGGCTGGGCAGAGATTTGTCCGCCTTGGTCAGACTCATTCTTGGTGGAGAATTGACCGAATACACAGAGATGATGGGGAAGGCGCGAAAATCCGCTACCAGCCGGATGAAGGTGAAGGCTGCCGGAATGGGGGCGGATGCCGTAATCAACGTTCGCTATATGACCACGAGTGTTGTAGGAAGCGCTGCCGAGCTCTTGGTGTACGGAACAGCTGTCAAGCTCAGTTAACTCCCGGGAGACCTTAAAGCCGCTTGCAGCAGGTCCTGGATGTTACAGCAGCTGCGGGGCATAAGCCGCGTCAGACAGGTGACAGAAAATGAAGCTGAAGGTTAGACTTACGCTCGAGGTTACCCGTGAAAATAACTAAATGGGTTTTAATTTCCGGCGGAGTTATTGTCTTTGGAGCTGCCGTTGCCGTGTTTATCGGGCGGAAGCTCGAATCCTCAAAGGTGAAACAGATAGAAGCAGACCTTCTTAAGAGCGCGCCTGAGTCAACCGGCAGGGCAGTCGATTTAGATTCCTTTGCCAAGCTTCCGCCTCCCGTGGAGCGTTATTTCAAATACGTATTGACCGCCGGGCAGAAGTTCATTCGCAAGGCGGCCTGCCGCCAATACGGAACATTACGAACGAGTATCAAGACAGAAAGCTGGTCTTCATATGGAGCTGATTCTTAACTGACTGACACTATGGGAGCCGGATGAAACCTTTACCCCTTACCCTAATTCTAAGCTTGAGCGGGCCCGGGAATCAGCCTTTCATGACCTCTTCGAGCCATATATCCAGTGATATAAAAACGAATATGTCTGCCCAGGTGATGCTGGGGTCGCCTTGAAGAAACTCCTCCCAGAGGCCTCTAAGCTTCCGGTCATTGAAGATACCCTTTTTCCTGATCCGTTCAGGCTCAAAGGCTGTTTCAGCCTCCTGCGGCGGGTCGGATCGCAGCCAGTCGCTGAACGGCACAATGAAAGCCGATTTGTCCCTTTCGAAATCGTGATATCTTTCAGCCAGCTTATGTTCCAGATGCCGGTATCGACCACCGGTCCTCTTCAGCCTGTGCGGAATACTGAATCCGAATTCAACCATTCTTCTGTCCATAAAGGGCATCAAAAGTTCTACTTTGTTTATACGCGCGATCCCGTTGCATTTACCAAGCACCTTGTTCCCTTCAAAATTCTTCAGGCGGGAGTAGAGGAGGGTGTCGGTCAGATTATCCGCGTTAGACTCGGCGTAATCGCGCAGGTATTTATCCCTGACCGGGGGGAATTTTTCCTCGCTGGACAAGAAGAGGCGGTGAACCCGGGGTTCCTGCAACCTGGATCCCAGCCAGCTCCAAATTCCCCTTCGCAGGTCAGAGTATCCGCTAAGCAGCCCGGCTTGAGGAATAACGCCGCTGAGCAGACTGCCCACCTTTCCCTGAAGCTTGAGAAGATTTTCATGAAAAGGTTTTCGAGGGTCTAAAGATCCGAAAAGATTGTGAAGCTTTTCGAAATATCTGTACGCCGGCGGAATGCCGAATACCAGTTCTCCTCCGAAACCGGCCAGAACTCCCCGCACTCCGTCCCTCCCGGCCGCGAGGGTACCAAGGTAGATATGCCAGGCGCCTGCCGCCGGAGTAGGATATGATTTGATCAGGTCTGTCAGGTGACTGTGAAAAGTTGATTCGTCCAGGTATATATCAGTATGGCGGGTTCCGAAATACCGGGAGGCTTTCTCGACATACTCGTTGTCCGTAGCCCCCGTTTTGACTGATATCGAATATGTCAGCAGCGGTTTGTCGGTGACCTTCTTAAGGGCGCTCAACAGCAGCATGGAATCGACGCCGCCGCTGAGCAGAAGACCGATTCGATCAAAGTTCCGCGTGTATTCTTCCAGCAGGCTGGCAAGGAGCTTATCGGCTCTGTCTACCGCCTCTCTTTCACTCATCGGCTTTTTACTGATCGGAATGTGGTAGTATCGTTTCTTTCTCCACTCTGCCTTTTTTATGATAAGCGCTTCTCCGGCCCCCAGAGCCCTTATCGCCTCAAAAGGCGTGTCTTCATCGGTAAAGGCCTTGTCGCAGATAAAATAGTTTATCGCCCGGCGGTCGTAGGAGGTCGGCACAATTCCAGAATAGACCAGGGGCTTTATGCTCGAGGCCACCGCCCGAATCCGCCCGTCTGAAAGGGCGTAGAAGAGCGGAAGGAATCCGGCCTGATCCCTGAATGCCAGGAGCTGTTCTTGTTTGCCGTCCCAAATTATTATGCTGAAGTGTCCCTGAAGCCGGTCGATGAAATCAAAACCATAACGAAGATAAAGCCGGGCTGCCAGTTCCGCGAAGCCGGGGTTCGGATTCCCGCCCTCTTTTAAGGACTCGGAGGCGAGCTTCGTGTGATTTGTGATCCTGCCGGTAAAGGCTACGGCCAGCTCCGTGCTGGAATAGCGGAAGAAGCCGTTATTGTTTTCACTTTTCGTAGAGGCTATGCCAAACCGGCGGGAAGGGTCTATGAAACGGAGTTCTTCCCCCGTCGCGGACACCGGGGAACCCCCGGCCATAGCTTTAATAATCTTCTTTATATCTCCGGAAGAATCAAGGGAAACAGCGCATATCGTGGGTTGGTCATTATTCGTCATAGGTTTTCCTGTTCATAATTATGCCCGAAGGAGCAGTCTTACGATCATCTTTTCAGCCGTTCCGTCAGCCTGCTCTTTGTGGCCGGATAGAGGATTATGTAATAATCATTTGTAAAATTCGTAAGTAAGAGTTAACAGTTTCACGAAACTTCTTAAAGTCTCGTTACCTAATGAACAGTTATAGATTTTCTTAAAGTTTTGCTACTTCCTCGCGGTAGTCTTAGTTTGTGGTGATCTAAGATTTGGCGAATCCGGAGGGCTCACGGTATTTCGCAAGGGGCAGGCATTATTTCTTTCACCGCCCCCGGACAGCACTTCCTGTTTCCTTTCCTCGGTTATGTTCAGTTCCGCGAAGTTGAAGTACTATAGCTCCTTTACAATTTCTTCCCTCACCACTCCTGCCAGTCCCTTTTATTATAAGAGATTGGATTTTTCCCGTCAACTTGAGAAGCGCTGACAAAAGTCTTTTAAGCCTCATTTATACTTTGCTTCATCGCAATCATCCTGATTTCAGTCGTGGAAAGATTTCCTTGAAGCAAGCTCTTAAAGCAAAATTAATTTCGGCGCGGGGATAAGGTTGAATCAGACTACACCTTTCCCTTATCATCCAGCACCTCTCTGACCTTGCCGGCAAGCTGGTCCGGGGTGAACGGCTTCCGCAGGAAGACGATATTCGATTTGGGGACACCCCGGGGAGCTATAGCGTCGTCCGTGTATCCCGACATGAAAAGAACCTTTATATCCGGGTTGAGAGAAAGGATTTTACCGGCAAGCTCCTTTCCGTCCATCTCCGGCATTACTACATCGGTTAATACCAGCTGAAGGGAATCTCTGTTTTCCCGGAATATTTTCAGGGCTTTTTCAGGGCTGAGCGCCTTAAGGATCTTATAACCCCTGCTTTCCAGCATTTGGCAAATCGTTGACAGTACTCTCCTGTCATCCTCGACAACCAATATTGCTTCAGTGCCTGAATAATCCCCGCTCTTCTGCTTCTCATCCCGCTTCGGTTTAACCGGTTCGTTCACAACGGGCAGATAAATATTAAAAGTGGTCCCTGATCCCTGTTCGCTATCTACAGAGATGGCCCCTCCGCTCTGATTTACAATTCCATGAACCGTTGACAGTCCAAGCCCCGTCCCCTTGGCCATCCCCCTGGTTGTAAAGAACGGTTCAAAAATCTGTTCTCTGGTCTGCTCATCCATACCAAAACCCGTATCGCTGATCGAGACCTCAACATACCGGCCGGGTTCGATTGAAGTGTGATCCGGGAGAGATTCTTCATTCAATTCTACTTTTCCGGTCGTGACCGTTAAACGCCCCCCCTCAGGCATCGCTTCACGGGCATTTACCACGATATTTACGATGACCTGCTCCATCTGTCCGGGATCCGCCTTTACATTTGGAAGATTATCGTCCAGTTCGGTTATCAGTTCAATATCTTCACCTATTAACCGGGTGAGCATATTCTTCAGATTCGCAATGACATTATTCAGATTGATCACTTCAGGTTCGAGGATCTGACGCCGGCTGAAAGCGAGCAGTTGACTGGTCAATTCCGCGGCGCGTTT
Proteins encoded:
- a CDS encoding glycosyltransferase family 4 protein, with product MRILMAQKFHFYRGGDSTYMFNLTKLHRDRGHKVAHFSMSHPENIESEYSGYFASEIDFPQLLEDFSPRSAAKVITKSIYNREAARNITELIESFKPDIAHFHNIHDHLSTSIVKPFYSRGIPIVWTLHDYRLICPNSTFLSKGEICERCLPGRFYNVLLRRCKKGSLPASLVAMLSAYFGRLTRVKNRVSHFITPSLFLKGKLVSAGFDEGRITAVPNFVDLSSFASDPEEEDYFIYSGRLSFEKGIDILIEAAAKLQSGRLLIVGGGPEEERLKGLAARLGADNVEFTGHKSKDELRHILSRAQFAVLPSRWYENLPFSIIEAFAVGKAVVASDIGGIPEMVKDGVNGYLFPPGDSGILAARLEKLISSPALRRELGQRGREKAEKVYNSKSHYEKITEIYNKVLKDKGIDI
- a CDS encoding tetratricopeptide repeat protein; its protein translation is MRRFIWSCAAICALFVLVAATAPRSQTQQVPKLTERGLSKASYVALAKKWQEHIDRYGETAEALVNLGMAYHYSGEIEAAVRAAERAVELEPENPKALAFAGKILGVEGERTDEAEKLLVKCREIAPDYEDALTSLVSIYLRRGELKRADEIFKTIFDRRMIRRPLQDYAYNMLVGLPRGAVLITNGDNDTFPPIALQAGMGFRDDVVVINRHLLEIEPFAEALFERNPAIRPDRVPDEGDGKIRARKLLEQIVEEEKAPVYFAVSVPLGQLGFELEHEIEGINMRAAGEGLGAAEAADLILERYRLDSATDWNFAWDLYPSIAQLFRNCVVAMIKHSQLDGVEAETRDRLLERALQIAEFHDMTGEIGYIGKLLK
- a CDS encoding RNA polymerase sigma factor, translating into MSDAGLVILARKGDAGAFEKLYDRHAEGVARALASYAGPDREAVCDLTQEVFCRVIASLSSYRPLRPFAHWLYTIALNVGRNYVRARSREIPVDPGDLEGAAATANPPCDFSREALAVRLVRLVSHLPEHMREVVSLRIGGGLPYGEIAEMLGIPEGTARSRMHYAVKVLREKVGARRASR
- a CDS encoding YbjQ family protein encodes the protein MKVLRQIGSLIFVVGLFVVIFVGVPWYVLIAEDPAVPLWLQIAIFGLLGGILVVLVTLAFEKRTRRAFAEEPVSPEPDREVLLINTDTPPGREITEVLGIVQGHTVFAIWLGRDLSALVRLILGGELTEYTEMMGKARKSATSRMKVKAAGMGADAVINVRYMTTSVVGSAAELLVYGTAVKLS
- a CDS encoding DUF6544 family protein, which gives rise to MKITKWVLISGGVIVFGAAVAVFIGRKLESSKVKQIEADLLKSAPESTGRAVDLDSFAKLPPPVERYFKYVLTAGQKFIRKAACRQYGTLRTSIKTESWSSYGADS
- a CDS encoding asparagine synthase-related protein, with the protein product MTNNDQPTICAVSLDSSGDIKKIIKAMAGGSPVSATGEELRFIDPSRRFGIASTKSENNNGFFRYSSTELAVAFTGRITNHTKLASESLKEGGNPNPGFAELAARLYLRYGFDFIDRLQGHFSIIIWDGKQEQLLAFRDQAGFLPLFYALSDGRIRAVASSIKPLVYSGIVPTSYDRRAINYFICDKAFTDEDTPFEAIRALGAGEALIIKKAEWRKKRYYHIPISKKPMSEREAVDRADKLLASLLEEYTRNFDRIGLLLSGGVDSMLLLSALKKVTDKPLLTYSISVKTGATDNEYVEKASRYFGTRHTDIYLDESTFHSHLTDLIKSYPTPAAGAWHIYLGTLAAGRDGVRGVLAGFGGELVFGIPPAYRYFEKLHNLFGSLDPRKPFHENLLKLQGKVGSLLSGVIPQAGLLSGYSDLRRGIWSWLGSRLQEPRVHRLFLSSEEKFPPVRDKYLRDYAESNADNLTDTLLYSRLKNFEGNKVLGKCNGIARINKVELLMPFMDRRMVEFGFSIPHRLKRTGGRYRHLEHKLAERYHDFERDKSAFIVPFSDWLRSDPPQEAETAFEPERIRKKGIFNDRKLRGLWEEFLQGDPSITWADIFVFISLDIWLEEVMKG